Proteins encoded within one genomic window of Lynx canadensis isolate LIC74 chromosome B2, mLynCan4.pri.v2, whole genome shotgun sequence:
- the FAM217A gene encoding protein FAM217A, translating to MGRRNGENNGTTPRASSISKENLCHWNLDSEIPAPENKNLPPGKDSATGGSINKNHLEISIEQLMLELNLSEHAHKRTQNSKQGMFQLWSYPLNEGSTMENRDFRKSSVETGFNVTNNPIRLFTLNHSLVTSASVEKQVGSYPGLQIPSVLCWPYADGDFLKDRNEPYINLCSTIENNSGETLPALNWNLKYGNSSVEENLTDESDLSENEKANDSLLSYFKKMDLNLKPETIVNVEESFTEEPSEVFPYPDFLPSPFNTLDLHKLALSKSENWKATVEPPESSVERLITRLLEMERLQHMTIQKERPRLQTTFCTLAATERPSSSKAIPKVRQPKLSDPLSLQTTCVDKSREKRKSNSGSCKLEQNASKWNWSNAGKYKWNSRPTSLKSSSTTKQLVATCDDFRNLKSSVLNPCQELATKPTPSQTTQSLVKMVSTRCLPPKSPIPVSSIPLSFPENQREEIKVPRTKKKLYQKNITLSRPFYIQKLNCLSPSFTAKGKCSPIDQK from the exons atgggaagaagaaatggagagaacaATGGCACCACCCCGCGTGCATCCAGCATCTCGAAGGAG AACTTGTGTCACTGGAATTTGGATTCAGAAATACCTGctcctgaaaataaaaatctcccacCTGGAAAGGATAGTGCAACAGGTG GTTCAATTAACAAG AACCATTTGGAAATTTCAATAGAGCAACTGATGCTAGAACTTAATTTGTCAGAGCATGCTCACAAAAGAACACAG AATAGTAAGCAAGGGATGTTTCAGTTATGGAGTTATCCTCTTAACGAAGGAAGTACCATGGAGAACAG ggatttcAGAAAATCTTCCGTGGAAACTGGCTTTAATGTAACCAATAATCCCATAAGGCTCTTTACTCTGAACCACTCACTTGTAACAAGTGCTTCAGTTGAGAAGCAAGTTGGTTCTTACCCTGGACTGCAGATACCATCGGTTCTCTGCTGGCCCTATGCTGATGGAGACTTTTTGAAGGACAGAAATGAGCCTTATATTAATTTATGTTCGACTATAGAAAACAATAGTGGTGAAACTTTACCTGCTTTAAATTGGAACTTGAAATATGGAAACAGCAGTGTGGAagaaaacttaacagatgaaAGTGAtttatcagaaaatgaaaaagcaaatgataGTTTGCTCAGCTACTTTAAAAAGATGGACCTGAACTTAAAGCCAGAAACAATAGTAAACGTTGAGGAATCTTTCACAGAGGAACCAAGTGAAGTATTTCCATATCCtgattttctcccttctcctttcaaTACCCTGGACTTGCACAAATTAGCCCTTTCAAAATCTGAAAATTGGAAAGCGACAGTAGAACCTCCAGAAAGCTCTGTTGAACGTCTGATAACTCGTTTACTAGAAATGGAAAGATTGCAACACATGACTATCCAAAAAGAGAGGCCCAGACTACAAACTACCTTCTGTACTCTGGCAGCTACTGAACGACCCTCTTCCTCCAAAGCTATACCCAAAGTGAGACAGCCCAAACTTTCAGACCCTTTGAGTCTTCAGACGACTTGTGTAGATAAAAGtcgtgaaaaaagaaaaagcaattctgGATCTTGCAAGCTTGAACAAAATGCTTCAAAATGGAATTGGAGCAATGCTGgcaaatataaatggaattctaGACCAACATCTCTAAAAAGTTCATCCACCACCAAACAATTGGTTGCAACTTGTGATGACTTTAGGAATCTCAAAAGCTCCGTTTTAAATCCATGCCAAGAACTCGCAACCAAGCCTACTCCTTCCCAAACAACTCAATCATTGGTTAAAATGGTCTCAACAAGATGTCTGCCACCGAAGTCTCCAATACCAGTCTCATCTATACCTCTGTCTTTCCCCGAAAAtcagagagaagaaattaaggTACCAAGGACTAAAAAGAAACTTTATCAAAAAAACATAACACTGAGCAGACCATTCTATATTCAGAAGCTAAACTGTTTATCACCTTCCTTTACAGCTAAGGGTAAGTGTTCACCTATTGAccaaaaataa